In the Macrobrachium rosenbergii isolate ZJJX-2024 chromosome 23, ASM4041242v1, whole genome shotgun sequence genome, one interval contains:
- the LOC136851470 gene encoding calcium and integrin-binding protein 1-like codes for MGNNKSVFTEEELQDYEELTYLTRKEIILAWKRWEDLVGRSGAVNKSARFPEDIIQEMPELKYNPFRTRITYVFSSARDGLIGFDDFLDLLSVMSDKAPLQLKAFYAFHIFDYNGDHMLDDEDLEYVIDSLTGQEKLLPEEKKQLVDKLLKEVDLDGGGISQEEFKHLLTKCPDFIHSFRFSV; via the exons ATGGGCAACAACAAGAGTGTGTTCACGGAGGAGGAACTTCAGGATTACGAAGAACTGACTTATCTCACTCGCAAGGAAATTATCTT GGCATGGAAGAGATGGGAGGACCTTGTAGGAAGGTCAGGAGCCGTGAACAAAAGCGCGCGGTTTCCTGAAGATATCATTCAGGAGATGCCAGAACTGAAG TACAACCCGTTCAGGACACGAATCACCTACGTCTTCTCGTCGGCCAGAGACGGTCTCATTGGATTCGATGACTTCCTGGACCTCCTGTCGGTCATGAGCGACAAGGCGCCTCTCCAGCTGAAGGCCTTTTACGCCTTCCACATCTTCG ATTATAACGGTGACCATATGTTGGACGACGAAGACCTCGAGTACGTTATAGACAGTTTAACTGGCCAAGAAAAGCTTTTGCCAGAAGAGAAGAAGCAATTAGTTGATAAG CTGTTAAAGGAAGTGGATCTGGACGGTGGAGGCATATCCCAGGAGGAATTCAAACATCTGTTGACAAAATGTCCCgatttcatacattcattcagaTTTTCGGTGTGA